The proteins below are encoded in one region of Drosophila santomea strain STO CAGO 1482 chromosome 3R, Prin_Dsan_1.1, whole genome shotgun sequence:
- the LOC120452615 gene encoding uncharacterized protein LOC120452615, producing the protein MEIHLLLRWIFGCLVIVQGLAVAPAEPLPAPHQESLASEPDLLASWHGEPLEQQSIVVRSRREFDDNGEEIVFKGSLSDTKDQDCGGLRYGPTTQGGQAQLTASWLVGIPISLILSRLVGVVNEIYQLKTY; encoded by the exons ATGGAAATACATTTGCTATTACGGTGGATCTTCGGCTGCCTCGTAATT GTTCAAGGATTGGCTGTTGCTCCAGCGGAGCCCTTGCCCGCTCCCCATCAGGAATCCCTGGCTTCCGAGCCAGATTTGCTGGCGAGTTGGCATGGAGAGCCGCTGGAGCAGCAGAGCATCGTAGTGCGATCCAGGCGGGAATTCGATGACAATGGCGAGGAAATAGTGTTCAAGGGCTCCCTTAGCGACACCAAGGATCAAGATTGCGGTGGTCTCCGTTACGGACCAACAACCCAGGGAGGGCAAGCCCAGTTGACCGCCAGTTGGCTTGTTGGCATCCCGATCAGCCTGATTCTTAGCCGCCTTGTAGGAGTTGTGAATGAGATATATCAGCTAAAAACTTACTAG